From Capra hircus breed San Clemente chromosome 12, ASM170441v1, whole genome shotgun sequence, a single genomic window includes:
- the POMP gene encoding proteasome maturation protein isoform X2, whose amino-acid sequence MNARGLGSQLKDSIPVTELSASGPFESQDLLRKGFSCVKNELLPSHPLELSEKNFQLNQDKMNFSTLRNIQGLFAPLKLQMEFKAVQQVQRLPFLPSSNLSLDILRGNDETIGFEDILNDPSQSELMGEPHLMVEYKLGLL is encoded by the exons ATG AATGCCAGAGGACTTGGATCTCAGCTAAAGGACAGTATTCCAGTTACTGAGCTGTCGGCAAGTGGACCTTTTGAAAGTCAAGATCTTCTTCGAAAAGG tttctcttgTGTGAAAAATGAACTTCTACCCAGTCATCCTCTtgaattatcagaaaaaaat TTCCAGCTCAACCAAGATAAGATGAACTTCTCCACATTGAGAAACATCCAGGGTCTTTTTGCACCACTAAAACTGCAGATGGAATTCAAGGCAGTGCAGCAG GTTCAGCGTCTTCCGTTTCTTCCAAGCTCAAACCTTTCACTGGATATTTTGAGGGGTAATGATGAGACTATTGGATTTGAAGATATTCTTAATG acCCATCACAAAGTGAACTAATGGGAGAACCGCATTTGATGGTTGAATATAAACTTGGCTTACTGTAA
- the POMP gene encoding proteasome maturation protein isoform X1, with amino-acid sequence MSWLSITLLLLCQRFGEFVACQALEGNARGLGSQLKDSIPVTELSASGPFESQDLLRKGFSCVKNELLPSHPLELSEKNFQLNQDKMNFSTLRNIQGLFAPLKLQMEFKAVQQVQRLPFLPSSNLSLDILRGNDETIGFEDILNDPSQSELMGEPHLMVEYKLGLL; translated from the exons ATGAGTTGGCTTTCCATCACTCTGCTTTTACTTTGCCAACGTTTTGGCGAgtttgtagcatgccaggctttggaGGGG AATGCCAGAGGACTTGGATCTCAGCTAAAGGACAGTATTCCAGTTACTGAGCTGTCGGCAAGTGGACCTTTTGAAAGTCAAGATCTTCTTCGAAAAGG tttctcttgTGTGAAAAATGAACTTCTACCCAGTCATCCTCTtgaattatcagaaaaaaat TTCCAGCTCAACCAAGATAAGATGAACTTCTCCACATTGAGAAACATCCAGGGTCTTTTTGCACCACTAAAACTGCAGATGGAATTCAAGGCAGTGCAGCAG GTTCAGCGTCTTCCGTTTCTTCCAAGCTCAAACCTTTCACTGGATATTTTGAGGGGTAATGATGAGACTATTGGATTTGAAGATATTCTTAATG acCCATCACAAAGTGAACTAATGGGAGAACCGCATTTGATGGTTGAATATAAACTTGGCTTACTGTAA